Proteins from a genomic interval of Undibacterium parvum:
- a CDS encoding enoyl-CoA hydratase/isomerase family protein, giving the protein MNNHVQSVIQNRIGFITLDRPKALNSLSLEMVRSITALLLQWKDSEEVTAVFIHSSSEKAFCAGGDIRFFYDVGTATPKGDSALLEDFFSEEYALNHLIHFYPKPYVALLNGVVMGGGMGIAQAGPACRLRIVTERTKMAMPEVNIGLFPDVGGSYFLARSPGEIGTYLGMTGEIINAADALYADLADVYIPTAALPALMDLLRTSSATDIRDLIRAFAAPYAEQAIPEESTLAKNRAAIDLHFAGKDTGKVLASLAQDQTEFARQTSILMQKRSPLLMAVTLEQLRRGAKMSVAECLRMERTMVRHCFKHGEVLEGVRALVVDKDYAPRWSPASLELIDEALILSFFEPVWPDYAHPLRDLL; this is encoded by the coding sequence ATGAATAATCACGTACAGAGCGTTATACAAAATCGTATCGGTTTCATCACCTTAGATAGGCCAAAAGCCCTCAACTCGCTCTCCTTAGAGATGGTGCGCAGCATCACCGCCCTACTTTTACAATGGAAAGATAGTGAGGAAGTTACTGCGGTCTTTATCCACAGCAGCAGCGAAAAGGCATTTTGCGCCGGCGGCGACATACGCTTTTTTTACGATGTAGGCACCGCCACACCTAAGGGCGACAGTGCCTTGCTGGAAGATTTTTTTAGCGAAGAATACGCCTTAAATCATTTAATCCATTTTTACCCTAAGCCCTATGTGGCCCTGCTAAACGGCGTAGTCATGGGTGGCGGCATGGGCATCGCCCAAGCGGGCCCAGCTTGTCGTCTCAGAATAGTCACAGAACGCACTAAGATGGCCATGCCTGAAGTAAATATTGGGCTATTCCCAGATGTGGGCGGCAGCTATTTTCTGGCGCGTAGCCCGGGAGAAATTGGTACCTACCTAGGAATGACGGGTGAAATCATCAATGCTGCGGATGCACTGTATGCTGATTTGGCAGACGTGTATATTCCTACAGCGGCCTTACCCGCCTTGATGGACTTGTTGCGCACTAGCAGCGCAACGGATATTCGTGATCTGATCCGTGCGTTTGCCGCTCCGTATGCCGAACAAGCTATTCCTGAAGAAAGTACACTGGCCAAAAATCGCGCCGCGATAGACTTACATTTTGCTGGGAAAGATACAGGGAAAGTCTTGGCTTCACTAGCGCAGGATCAGACCGAATTTGCCAGGCAGACCAGCATCCTGATGCAGAAACGTTCGCCTTTGTTGATGGCCGTCACACTCGAGCAATTGCGGCGCGGTGCAAAGATGAGCGTGGCAGAATGTTTGCGCATGGAACGTACTATGGTGCGCCATTGCTTCAAACACGGTGAGGTCTTAGAGGGCGTGAGGGCCTTGGTGGTGGACAAAGACTATGCGCCGCGCTGGTCACCAGCCAGCTTAGAGCTAATCGACGAAGCCTTAATACTCAGCTTTTTCGAACCAGTCTGGCCGGATTACGCCCACCCTTTACGCGATCTGCTGTAG